ATGGTAATGAAAACGAGGAGCGGTGGCGGCGTGAGCCTGCAGATCTGCACACGCACCTGGTGACGAGGAACcagaggagctgagtggaaTCTGGTGAAACCCTCATGTACGTCTTGATGTGTGGCATGGCGTGAGTCCTCCCCGTCCTCCTCGCCTTCCAGCGGCTacggaaaaacacacacacacacagaattaTAAGAATTCAATGTTggaatcagaaaaaataaaggcGCACAGCTTGTTACCAGAAATCTGAgctttttaaagcacaaaatgaatatttagtttcatttatttatttacatgaacTTTAATTGAATTGTAGTTCCTTTGACTAGACAGTCCGGTTCATTtagggaggtgtgaatgcgcaaACGAACTCGGTTTTCGGTTCGGTTGAAGTATATGTGTATACATTTAAACTGTGTTCAGTTTAAATGTATATGTGGACACAAAGCGGACCGGAGAGccctccaaaagcaggaagtgcacGGTAgagcaaggcattctgggtaaatagagCCAAAACAAGTGCATGAGTCTAAAGTTACAATTAGAAATGACtcatggtcttttaccaaagagaaACGGTAAAACCTAATGCTTctccaattttgtttacatttcgtgAAGAAGGAAGATGCGCTGTTcttcttttgaggtttttgtgtcgtttcgtTTCCTTCTGTCATTCTGGGTGCAGCGCCACCATAGGCAAGGAGGTGAACaagtttttcaattagtttaaatcgtttgttacattttcagctgctctggtttgctttcacactgcactgtgtcaaacgtcgtaattttggtccccaatcgaaccgagtctaccggactatcaggtgtgaaaacactcagTCTGAAGTGAGATTGTTGTTGTGATCACCAAAAACGcaaaatacaaatcaaaactGAGTCAAATCCATATTAGTTTACCAGAAATGACTGGCAGCTGTGAGCTTGCATCAGGAGAAGTCGACTTACTGGAAGTAGGAATGGAGCCACATCTGTTTCTGAGCCGTCTGGATGCTGTAAGGAAGAGAGCCTCCAGCTGGAAACCAAACATGAGGATCCATCCGTCAGAAACCCACGTCAAACACAGACACTGAAACAACACTGTTTTATACtgctttgagaccattttcaagtaaaatattGATAGAGGAATAATAACAATGCAAGTTATTAAAGACCATTAAACTTTATAGGTTTTAAAGAGCTCTTAATGCTGGAGCTGGAAGATatgttaaatatccaaaatgaagCATgacaaccaaaaaataaaatagaatcaTGACGTCTccataaacaaaactgtctttcaaaaaaatattaatcatcaaaaatagaaattattgagctcattttaatttatcgtgcaATTAACTGAGtcattgcttattgcaacacgCATACTGCAGTGACATAATTTATGACTGACCAAgaaatctgacattaatctgtaccaaaaaatattcagaacttcaaagtgtgaacagaacatttatgcattttattttctcattttacacaaaatgcactttttttttaaagaacaaatctcAACTCCATCTAGTTTAAGCATCACATCaatgtttgaacatttcacaGGAAGAGACTCACCTGGGTAACCTTCCAAACTCATCCTCACATCTTCTACTGACGGATAGAGCTGCAAAGTGGCATCACATCAAATTATTCctaaagaaatttaaagctGACCTTCATGTATGCAGGATCagataaacttttctttttttaaaatgcctttttaaCATTAAACAGAAGAGTTAACACTTCAGGAACGAACCAAATGAACAGGAGGGTCTGATCGGAGGGAGGATTTTCCGAGTGTGGTCAGTGTGCGCTGAAATTCCCCCGCCAGCCATTTGGTCTTATCCATCCCCATGGAGCCGATGCTGGAGAACTGGCCAATCACAGGCCACCGTTCCTCGTCTGGAATTGGATTTGTGTGATCATACAGCAGCTAatagggggggaaaaagaagaagcacaGAGGAAACCAAAGGGTCGTTGGGCGAAAAAATGTGGGAGTAAACAGCTTAAAGAAAGATACACTAAATCACAGTAGGGTGGGGAGTGAGAGGAGGTGAGTGGGATGTAGCAGAAGGAAGGGAGGACAGTCTCCACCTTCCTGAGCCTCAGGTGGCCCCAGCGCTCCATGTCTGCACCGACGTATCTCCCCGGCGTGGAGGCGACCAAATAAACTCTGAAAACAGAACGAGAGAGAAACGTTTCTGCCCTGCCTTCGACCGTGGCATCATCTTACAGTAAAAGCCCTGCTGTGGATCAGAATGTTCATCCCGCCGCTCGGCTTTACCTGGTCTCTGACAGGTCGTGCTCTTTGATCCGCTGGATCCACTCGGCCAGTTCTGGTGTGCGGTACGACGCCAGGTACTCCAGCAGTTCCCGCTTGAAGAAGGTGGGCGACTCCCCTGAAGTCTCGCTGCTCCCCTCTGGTAACCGTGGAAACAGAGGACTCATCCACATCCTAAGGCCCCAaaagaaccaaacaaacaaacaaatttagcAGCAAACTTAATAAATGTTAACCAAGATCTTTCCTTCCCAACAAGCCCTGAAACACATACCCTTGAGTCTTCTGATACCAGTCTGCTCTGATGAGGTTGGAGGTGAGGATGATGACTCTGAAGCCTTCCTCATACCACAGCAGCATCATCTTCCTGCACGATAAAAACGTGGAAGTTTACAAAAAGTTTCGTTTCAAATCTCAACACCAGACCAGCGGAGTCCAAACAGCAACGGCAATGATTTGCTCCGACAGTAGAGGGAGTTGATATGGACGGAAAGGTTTTTACTTCATTTCTGAGGGTGAGATGTTCACGCATAGATTCAAATTCTCTCATATGGTAGGTGAAACACATAACATGCCTCCTTTTTTAACCTGGTTATTTTGCCTTTAATCTTATAGCAAGTTTAACCTCAAACATCCCaggattttgagaaaaaaaaaaagaaaagtgacccaTATTCCTTTACTTGTTGTTGAAAATGCtgaagattattattttttccatgtgtTGAATCTGCTGccccattttacagcacaatccaCAGCAGGAGATCCATCCTGCTCACAGCCATGAccaagaaactgaaacttttaacTCCCTATAGAATTAGTAAAGGATTTTTGTATTTACCTGAACTAAGTTTATTGTGGAGTggataaaaataacacaaaaaaacacaataaaatgtgctattgtaattttttttttttttttaattagtcttCATCAAAACTTGGCCCGTTTTTGGTCCAAGTTTGCAAAAAGGTTTAGAGAGAATTGGACTggatctgtttttaaaaaagccatGCAGGAAGAGAGAGATTCTTACGTGTGGTGAGTTCCAAAAGCAATGTCCAGTTTAGCCTGAAACATGAACAGTTTTCACCTTAATAGGAGGACGTTACTCAGAAACATGTCTCTACAGCCGTTGGCGTTGCTGCGGGGTTCGTACCTGGCAGAAGCGAACGTGTGGGAAAGGCTGACCCTGCTGAAGGAGCCGGGCCTTCGCCTCCCGCTTGTCTCCATGGACGATCAGAACCGGACAATGTCTGAAAACCGAAACAGAGCCGTAAAATCACATCATCGTACGTTGATGAGAGAAATAAGAAGTGGAAGTTACCTGAACTCTGACGGGAACTGCTTCACCATCCAGGGAATATCAAAACAGTAGTTAAACTACAAAAGGCAAGAGCAGAGGCGTGTTACAGCCTGGAAatttaataaacaacaaaaagctttggtgaattaaataaaccaaattttcataaaaaaaaaaaaaaaagtctaaattgcAACATAAAGAAATGAGTTACTCACCTGGACAGACTCTTTCAGGGTCCCGAATAATGGGGACAGGATGTCTGCAGAAAAGATGCTATATTTGTTAGATAAATAAGGGACTGTATATAGTGGAGAAATATTCAGACCCAGAttattgttttgtgattttatgtgactggcCAACAGAAAACAGCACATAAATGCAAAGTAGATGGGAAACGTTACATGGTTTTCTACATTATGTAGTTTGGTTTATTCGTTTAGTTTCAAACGTATTCACATTCACAATTCAAATAGcttaatataaattttatttttgtttgaaaaggaggTAGAAAGAAGTATAAATTTTTGCTTAATCCATATAAGATCTTTACTCACCTAATAAGCACTGATGTATTTATAAATGATAAAGAATAGTAATGTGCTAGTGCTTCACAATAAATCCATAACATATTGTGTGACAGACACGTGATAGACATCAATGGATAATACATTTGATATAATATTCACTGAACCGAGGTCCAGAGCTGCACAGCATAGCAACAACCTCACAActgcttaataataataataataataataataataataataacaataataataataaacaaaaaaaacctcttggAGAGAAAACTggggataaaacaggaaaagctgCAACACCGGTTTGggaatatttcagatatttcaaacaaaaaaaagcaaatcaataattatcgactgatatgaaacgctgATATCACGATAAGATTTTCACCCGTATCGTTCAGCCCTGCGACTGTAACTGGAGAGAAAAGGTTTGCCCGAAGGAATAAAAAGAAGCTTATAGGTTTTACTTTACTAGCTCTGATTCAGTCCAACCAGCAGCCACACAATGAGGCAGCTAGAGGAATGATGAGTGAACTCCTTCCTGTCAGATTTGCTCTCAGGAGCCTCACCTCTGATGTGCAGCGCTCCGCTGTTGAACTTCCTGTCCAGCCCTGTGACTTTGTTCAGGTAGAATCTGTAGGTGTCATTAAGGCAGGGAACGGACGCCTCAAAGAAGTCGTCTGCCTCGTCTATGTAGTAGAGTCGGCCGTGGGGACTTGGCGGACGCTCGCTCTCCACCTTCGGCTTTTTCGCCTCGCCGTTTGGCGCCGCCTGGTTCGGCGGCTTACTCCGGCTGTTCCTTTTCTCTTCTGCATCCTCTTCGTCGTCGCTGTCCGAGAGAGCCCAGCCGGAGCCGTCCGAGGGCTCTTTCTTCCGCTTCCCGCTCAGCGACGGGCTGGTTTGGAACTTGACTGGGTTCCTCTGGTTCCTCGCTGCCGACTGTCTGGCCTCAGAACCAACAGCGAGAGCGGACACAGGGGCGCTGTCCGGTTCTGCTTTTACCTCCGGGGGAGCTGGTTCTGGTACCGGAGAGGGAGACCCGCTGGAGATGTGACTGGACTCGGCTGGTTGACGGGACTTTGGTGTTGCGGTTCCCGAAGGAGGAAGAACTTCATCGTCGTCGTCGCTGCTGGAGACGGTCCACTTGCCATGCAGACTGGCCTGAGACATCCCTGAAGAGACACAGTGAGGAggtgaaacatttcagtcatttattttatttcacgcTGGTTTTGAAAAACAAGTAACCAGTAGGACAAGAGAAAACATGTGCATACAGAACCAGGAACAAAATAATAAGCTTACCACTTATTCATAATCTGTGTCATATagctgcaaataaataataaaaaaatgattataacagtaaaataacaataataatttactaAAAGTGGTAATAGTAACatagaagaaaggaaggaagtgTCTGGTTAATTCccttaattatgtatttttaatctggTTGATGCTTGTGAACACGGactatttatattattattactaatataTCTGTAGTGTTTGCAGAAGAATAATTACTTGCAtttttagacatatttttttcaatttatccTAGACTTATTTGTATGTAATGTAggttaatattaatatttctacttgaaattcttttttctcttcttctatATGTAATGTCCCTCGGTTTTCAGTACTGTATGTTTACTGATCATATGTATTTgttcaatataaataaataaataaaaaccctgcAGTAAACAAAGCATTTGACGCAAGTAACACTAATATTATTTGCACATGAAGAACCAACAATAACAGACAGATCAGGCTGCGAATTTGTCTAATTATTGCATGTAGCTTTACGTTTGAACACAAAGCTACCTGCAAGCTATGGAATGGACGACGagcacaaaaggaaaacaacaaaaatctaagTAATGTTACGTTAATCTTCGTTGTTCGATGTTTTTCTTACCAAGTCAGGAAAATGAGAACGGGCACAGGTCCACTACGCCGCTCAAAAACGAACTCCTCTGccaaactttgttttactgtttaagAAGTAGCTCTGCAGAAAAACGGGACGTACATTGAAATGACTCCGGTCGGAAATAGCAGTGTTTGTCTTGAGTTCCGCCTCAGTTAtgattctaaaaaataaataagaaaaattaataTCGCGGGGTCAACACTAGAAGATAAAATGGAAGcgtgaataaaaaaataatatttatgtatCGACttgtttgttaattttcttGCAGTAGTTCCAGTAGTAAAACTCTTGAATTTAATTGCTTAATGTAAGATTTCAAGGAATTTGCGAGTTTACCTTGCAAAAGTCGAAAGAAAAGTCTTCATATTTGGTCGTTGTGTACAATTACAATatgatgctgtgagtttaatcttttctttgaTATGTAAGATAGGTTTCTTCATGAATAGGTCAAAAAGTAGAGTCTGACAGAGCTCAAACTATACAGCcttgcaaagctggtagagacatgcCCTAAAATACTTCAAAAGCATACCTGCAATGATTCTACGAAGCACTGTCCGAGAGGTCTGAATATAAGTATGtaccacatttttcagatacTTAGCTGTTATCAGTTTTGAAAGGtatttgtcattttcctttCGCTTAACTGCAACAAATTGTGAAAGAGCTGTATTTTCCAgtacagcagggggcagtgttgCTTCTACATGCACCTCGTTGTTCGTCACAGAATGACTCTCACTCTCTTTTTCCGGGTTGTAGCGGCTGGTGTACCGTGTGGAGAGAGGCTCCTGTATGTCTTTTGacttctctggtttctgttcaTCACTGTGAAGACTGTACAGGCTTCTCACAGGAAGAATCCGACAGTATGGCGTTAAACCTGACCATTGACAGCAACAACCCGCCTCTAGGTGAGCTCCAGCTGCGGTCGGTTTGTTATTCCAGCTTCAATAAGCCCGTGAGCCTGCACGCGCCCCGGGTGACAGCTCAGCAgctagcaaaacaaaacaccgctctaatttttttctgtatttatattCGTGTTATGTTTACTTTTGGAGCGACATGAAAGTACTTAAGTCggacaatgtaaaataaaaataaacccgCAAAAAGTTTCCGTTTATAtcagaaaaaagtgtttaaattgGTGGTAAGTGTCCATGATGTATCCTATTATATCCTGTTCACCCAGTTGGTCTGTAGGAGCTCCGCCACCGCAGCTCTCTTGTAGTCGTGGCGCTCTAAAAAGCCACAGATGTAGCCGGCTACTGTAATTTTTCCCGGTCCTAAAAATAGTAAAGTTACACATTATACGCACACTGTCATTGTAGCTCCACATcccatttttgttatttactgTAACCAGCTCTTTGAACTTGAAAGTAACACATCAGTAAGCACAGATTTCACTGGGACACACACCGAGTGTCGGATGTCACTCTGAGCCTTGAAGTGGCTTTGAAGTCATAGTTATTGTATATGCCGTGATATCCTGCTAAGGTAATCTGTTATCTTGATTTTACTTGATAATATTACAATTCCAGTGGTTGTTAATCCAGTGTTGCACTTGGATAATCTAACGTAGGGACTATCAAAGCCAATAGGTCAAACAGCGCCCTCTTTTGTACCTCAGAGGGAATACAGCAGGCTGATGCAAGCATActgaaatgtgacatttgttgaactttcattttggtttgttttaactGATGCCTTTCTGGTTTTGGGAACTGGAGAAACGTGCTGTCAGTAGGTACAAAAAAATCGAATCCCGACGTAAGGTTCTCCTTGTGCGTGCGTCGATTCTTTCCATTATaactatgtttttaaaagtttagttggttctttgtcattttgtagAAAGTCTAAAGAGTCGCATGTTTGACTCCAGATCTAGATTATTGTTTCTGATATCATTTATGAAGTGAGACTCTTGTtttgcagagagaaaaaaacaataataaaacaattattggtTCTACAGGAGCGCTTTTGACTGCAGAGCATGTGAAGAACACTGTGCAGGTGTCTGTGGAGGAAGGAAGCGATAACAGCCTTCACATCTCAGAGTAAGTGAGATGGTTGATCTGTTTTACGATTGTTCTTCATGGAAATTTGgtaacaaacacataaaaagtaTTCCTACTCCTGTGGTAAAGTTTAAACTGTACGGATAAAATTTTAAAGCACTCTATCCGAACAGGCACGATTTGACAGAACGGACAATGAACTGATTTGATCGGCTAATgaaatcttctgtttttgaagatttaatttttgaacaatctggattttttttcaccaatgcaCTACTTAGGTTTTCAGAGTGATGACAACCGACCCTAGAACCATCTTATTTGAcaagtctgttttatttcttctctttatttcaaCTTCGAATTTAGGTCAACTCACAcaagaaattattgaaataagtcatttttaaaaaaggatatttctgtcatttgtaccttaaaaaaaaaaaaaaaaaaagatagtaTTTTTAAGCCTTAAAATCAATATgttggggtgtgctgtggtggcgtaggggataatGCGACCCGCGTTGGGAGggcttgagtcctcgatgcggccttcacgggttcgattcccggacccatcGACATTtaccccctttcctgtcagcctactttcaaataaggcacactagagcccacaaaagaccccctggaggggtaaaaaaaaaatcaatatgttgtttcttttttcctccagttcaaTCCAGTTCAGCGACACTAACTCCATCAGCCGCTACCTGGCCCGGGTTGCTCCCGGCCTCGGCCTCTATGGAGCCAACATGATGGAGCAGACTGAGGTCGGTACACTCTGACTGGGTGGAAGTGTTTCACACTCACTCTGAATTGACAACCTTTTAATGTGATCGGTGACTTCAGGTTGACCATTGGCTGGAGTTCAGCGCTCGCCGGCTGTGCGATCAGCCTGACTTGACGCTGGCGCTGGGCGACCTGGACAAGGCCCTGTCTTTGCGGACCTTCCTGGTCGGACACGCCCTCACCCTGGCTGATCTGTCTGTGTGGGCCGCCCTGAAAGGTAACTGACAGACAGCCTCCATGGAAACTAATCGGATGAAAACTTTAAGAGCATTACCCATTATAGGCAAGATGGTTATTGTTCACAACTTTCCCACAGAAACCCGATTTCAGAAATCGGGTTTCCCGATTACAGAAACCCTACATGAGTATCTTTTCCCTGATATACATGTAGACTGCAGCAGCTCAGCTTGTGAATTTCTTTTCTCCATAGATCACAGCAGTTGGCCAAGTCAGAGCAAAGGTTTCCCTCATGTCAGCCGATGGTTCTTCTTCCTGAACTCGCAGGTTCCCTTCTCTTCTGTGGGCAGCAAGTATGCCAGCAAGAAATCTGCAAAGAACAACTCCAAtgtaagtctttttaaaaaacaatattttgtttatttaaccaggtaaaccctGTTAGGATCTAGATCTGATTTTCAAGACTTAATTCTGTTCTCTCTTAACCATGAATTGGTTATGTTTTCAGGTTGTACCCTTGCacatgctgcaaaaacacaaaatctcaccaagtatttctgttttagtacagttgaaataagacaaaactaacttgcaagtaacctTTTAAGgtgatataggagcttgttttaaggaAATAATTCCTTAGTTCCACAAGatgttttcactttaaaatgggaaaaatgggGTTTCCTGTTTATCATTATAAATGAAGTAGTCTGCCAGTGGATCTTAAAAAGATCCTGtaacttgctgaaaagctacttgtgagttagttccattttatttaaactgtactaagatattttcactagaaaccagactaaaaattcttggtaagattttgtgatttttttgctgtgctgaaaccaacaaaacaaatcatgacGATAACATTTGACTGGCTCTCATGCAGCAGCTGACTGGTTCTAATGGGTAATTTATCTTTAATCAACATGTTCCAGTCAGGTGAGAAGAAGCAGGATGTTGGGAAGTTTGCGGATTTGCCTGGAGTTGAGATGGGGAAGGTGGTAGTTCGATTCCCTCCTGAGGCCAGCGGGTAGGGGTGCACTTTTAATCTGCTCTGTTCTGATGAAGGTTCATTTGCTTGTCTCCTGACTTGAACTGCCTTGGTGTCTCTCTGTGAGCAGGTACCTGCACATCGGACACGCCAAAGCGGCCCTGCTGAACCAGCACTACCAGGTGACGTTTAAAGGCAAGCTCATCATGCGCTTCGACGACACCAACccggagaaggagaaggaggactTTGAGAAGGTCGGGTATTGTCAGAATGTGAAACGATTGAGAATTAGTGACATTGTTTCTAATCAGCGTGTACAACACGTGGCATGGCAAAACGGAGAATTTACCTCTGTGCTCTGTGTACTTCACCTCAGGTTATCCTGGAAGACGTCGCCATGCTCCAGATCCATCCAGACCAGTTCACCTACACCAGCGACCATTTTCCCGTCATCATGCGGATGGCGGAGAAGCTTCTCGCCGAGGGCAAAGCCTACATCGATGACACCCCCCCTGAGCAGATGAAGCAGGAGAGGGAGCAGCGCATCGAGTCCCGATGCAGAAACAACAGTACGGCATGCGGAGCTGTCGCTGCgttgtttcaaatcaaaaagCTTGCAAACTAATCGGCATGTTGATCGTCCATTCG
This genomic interval from Gambusia affinis linkage group LG02, SWU_Gaff_1.0, whole genome shotgun sequence contains the following:
- the tdp1 gene encoding tyrosyl-DNA phosphodiesterase 1; its protein translation is MSQASLHGKWTVSSSDDDDEVLPPSGTATPKSRQPAESSHISSGSPSPVPEPAPPEVKAEPDSAPVSALAVGSEARQSAARNQRNPVKFQTSPSLSGKRKKEPSDGSGWALSDSDDEEDAEEKRNSRSKPPNQAAPNGEAKKPKVESERPPSPHGRLYYIDEADDFFEASVPCLNDTYRFYLNKVTGLDRKFNSGALHIRDILSPLFGTLKESVQFNYCFDIPWMVKQFPSEFRHCPVLIVHGDKREAKARLLQQGQPFPHVRFCQAKLDIAFGTHHTKMMLLWYEEGFRVIILTSNLIRADWYQKTQGMWMSPLFPRLPEGSSETSGESPTFFKRELLEYLASYRTPELAEWIQRIKEHDLSETRVYLVASTPGRYVGADMERWGHLRLRKLLYDHTNPIPDEERWPVIGQFSSIGSMGMDKTKWLAGEFQRTLTTLGKSSLRSDPPVHLLYPSVEDVRMSLEGYPAGGSLPYSIQTAQKQMWLHSYFHRWKARRTGRTHAMPHIKTYMRVSPDSTQLLWFLVTSANLSKAAWGAMEKNNTQIMVRSYELGVLYVPSAFSMKTFPIDTNPFPASSSSTFGFPVPFDLPPTSYSPTDQPWIWNIPYSQEPDTHGNIWVPS